In a single window of the Cupriavidus sp. P-10 genome:
- a CDS encoding malonate--CoA ligase, translating into MNANLFALFETRFPADRTACCIETHDGLYYSWDDLDRATAKLANLLASLNLPEGARVAVQVEKSPEALFLYLATLRAGYVYLPLNTAYQEAEIDYFVGNAEPSVVVCSSKNFGWVSKVAFRHGVNHVFTLDDDRSGSLLARAAGKDDTFATVARADDDLAAILYTSGTTGRSKGAMLTHRNLASNAQTLHEYWGWRSDDVLLHMLPIFHVHGLFVASHGALLAGAKMIWAPRLDMAQVLKFLPRSTVMMGVPTYYVRMLQEPRFDDDTCRRMRLFVSGSAPLLLETFDAFRERTGHTILERYGMSETVMLVSNPYDPALGERIGGTVGLPLPGVSVRVVDGEGGLCAPGEIGNVEVRGPNVFHGYWRMPEKTREEFTDGWFKTGDVGRFGGAIASQAGERQVPESYLTIVGRSKDLIISGGYNVYPKEIESFIDEMPGVAESAVIGVPHADFGEAVVAVVVKKPGAEIDESAMIGTLKGRIANFKVPKRVHVVDELPRNTMGKVQKNVLRQQFAAL; encoded by the coding sequence ATGAACGCCAACCTGTTCGCCCTGTTCGAAACCCGCTTTCCCGCCGACCGCACCGCCTGCTGCATCGAGACCCACGACGGCCTGTATTACAGCTGGGACGACCTCGACCGCGCCACCGCCAAGCTGGCCAACCTGCTGGCCTCGCTGAACCTGCCCGAAGGCGCGCGCGTGGCCGTGCAGGTCGAGAAGTCGCCCGAGGCGCTGTTCCTGTACCTGGCCACGCTGCGCGCGGGCTATGTCTACCTGCCGCTCAATACCGCCTACCAGGAGGCGGAGATCGACTACTTCGTCGGCAACGCCGAGCCGTCGGTGGTGGTGTGCAGCAGCAAGAATTTCGGCTGGGTCTCCAAGGTGGCGTTCCGCCACGGCGTCAACCACGTCTTTACGCTGGACGATGACCGCAGCGGCTCGCTGCTGGCACGCGCCGCCGGCAAGGACGACACCTTTGCCACCGTAGCGCGCGCGGACGACGACCTTGCGGCCATCCTCTACACCTCGGGCACCACCGGCCGCAGCAAGGGCGCGATGCTGACGCACCGCAACCTCGCCTCCAATGCGCAGACGCTGCACGAATACTGGGGCTGGCGCAGCGACGACGTGCTGCTGCACATGCTGCCGATCTTCCACGTGCACGGCCTGTTCGTGGCCTCGCACGGCGCGCTGCTGGCCGGCGCCAAGATGATCTGGGCGCCCCGGCTCGACATGGCGCAGGTGCTGAAATTCCTGCCGCGCTCGACCGTGATGATGGGCGTGCCGACCTACTACGTGCGCATGCTGCAGGAGCCGCGCTTCGACGACGACACCTGCCGCCGCATGCGGCTGTTCGTGTCGGGCTCGGCGCCGCTGCTGCTGGAAACCTTCGACGCCTTCCGCGAGCGCACCGGCCACACCATCCTGGAGCGCTATGGCATGAGCGAGACGGTGATGCTGGTGTCGAACCCGTATGATCCGGCGCTGGGCGAGCGCATCGGCGGCACCGTCGGCCTGCCGCTGCCTGGCGTTTCGGTACGCGTGGTTGATGGCGAAGGCGGCCTCTGCGCGCCGGGCGAGATCGGCAACGTCGAGGTCAGGGGCCCGAACGTGTTCCATGGCTACTGGCGCATGCCGGAAAAAACCAGGGAAGAGTTCACCGACGGGTGGTTCAAGACCGGCGACGTCGGCCGCTTCGGTGGTGCCATCGCCAGCCAGGCTGGCGAGCGCCAGGTGCCGGAAAGCTACCTGACCATCGTCGGCCGCAGCAAGGACCTGATCATCTCGGGCGGCTACAACGTCTACCCGAAGGAAATCGAAAGCTTTATCGACGAGATGCCGGGGGTGGCCGAGAGTGCCGTGATCGGCGTGCCGCACGCGGACTTCGGTGAGGCGGTGGTGGCGGTGGTGGTAAAGAAGCCGGGCGCGGAGATCGATGAATCGGCGATGATCGGCACGCTCAAGGGCCGTATCGCCAACTTCAAGGTGCCCAAGCGCGTGCACGTGGTGGACGAGCTGCCGCGCAATACGATGGGGAAGGTGCAGAAGAACGTGCTGCGGCAGCAGTTTGCAGCGCTGTAA
- a CDS encoding enoyl-CoA hydratase/isomerase family protein: MSGTVIFASQGTTATVTLSHAGKLNAISAQMWRELAAGFTRLAADPALRCVVVRGADGNFAAGADIAEFPAERGDEAAVRNYHMATIAPALAAVAQCPHPTVAMIEGVCVGGGLEIACHCDLRIAASDSRFGVPINRLGFPMAPGELQGLLALAGRAATLEILLEGRVFDAAEARAKGLLTRVVEPGALAAEVDAAVRRIAAGAPAAARINKATIRRLAPMTAPLSPAELDEHFAYAEGADHAEGVAAFLARRAPQFRGE, translated from the coding sequence ATGAGCGGCACCGTCATCTTTGCCTCGCAGGGCACCACGGCGACCGTGACGCTGTCGCACGCCGGCAAGCTCAATGCCATTTCCGCGCAGATGTGGCGCGAGCTGGCCGCGGGCTTCACCCGGCTGGCGGCCGATCCCGCGCTGCGCTGCGTGGTGGTGCGCGGCGCCGACGGCAACTTTGCCGCCGGCGCCGACATCGCCGAGTTTCCCGCCGAACGCGGCGACGAGGCCGCGGTGCGGAACTACCACATGGCCACCATCGCGCCGGCGCTGGCGGCGGTGGCGCAATGCCCGCACCCGACCGTGGCGATGATCGAGGGCGTGTGCGTGGGCGGCGGGCTGGAGATCGCGTGCCATTGCGACCTGCGGATCGCCGCCTCGGACAGCCGCTTCGGCGTACCGATCAACCGCCTCGGCTTCCCGATGGCGCCGGGCGAGCTGCAAGGCCTGCTGGCGCTGGCCGGCCGCGCGGCCACGCTCGAGATACTGCTCGAAGGCCGCGTCTTCGACGCTGCCGAGGCACGTGCCAAGGGGCTGCTTACGCGCGTGGTCGAGCCGGGCGCGCTGGCCGCCGAAGTCGATGCCGCGGTGCGTCGCATTGCCGCCGGCGCACCCGCCGCGGCACGCATCAACAAGGCCACCATCCGCCGGCTGGCGCCGATGACGGCGCCGCTGTCACCGGCCGAGCTTGACGAGCACTTCGCCTATGCGGAGGGCGCCGACCATGCCGAGGGCGTGGCCGCCTTCCTGGCGCGCCGGGCGCCGCAGTTCCGGGGAGAGTAG
- a CDS encoding Bug family tripartite tricarboxylate transporter substrate binding protein, which produces MNRRQFSLAACARAAGMALGVAGIGAATLFAAPAAHADAWPSKPVTVIVPFPAGGGTDAFARPLTAQLSKQLGKQFVIDNRGGAGGTVGASIAAKGAPDGYTVFIGGAHHAIAPSFYKKLDYDIEKDFIPVTVIAQPPQVVVVNPNRVKANTLQELIAYAKANPGKLNYGSAGNGSAHHLAGELFKIQTKTFITHIPYKGAGPALSDLIAGQVDLMFDGLGSSAQHIRAGRIKALAVASSKRSAAFPNVPTAAEAGVPNYEVSTWYAMWVPKGTPKEIVDRLYAETEKALNTPEMKQVWLNNGSETPAFTQEQFAQFQRAEIRRWAQVVQQSGAKMD; this is translated from the coding sequence ATGAATCGTCGTCAGTTCAGCCTGGCCGCGTGCGCTCGCGCAGCGGGCATGGCACTGGGTGTGGCCGGCATCGGCGCCGCCACGCTGTTCGCGGCACCCGCCGCGCATGCCGATGCCTGGCCGTCCAAGCCCGTCACCGTGATTGTGCCGTTCCCGGCCGGCGGCGGCACCGACGCGTTTGCGCGCCCGCTGACCGCGCAGCTGTCCAAGCAACTGGGCAAGCAGTTCGTGATCGACAACCGCGGCGGCGCCGGCGGCACGGTTGGCGCCAGCATCGCGGCCAAGGGCGCGCCGGACGGCTACACCGTGTTTATCGGCGGCGCGCACCATGCGATCGCCCCGTCCTTCTACAAGAAGCTGGACTACGACATCGAGAAGGATTTCATCCCGGTGACGGTGATCGCCCAGCCGCCGCAGGTCGTGGTGGTCAATCCCAACCGCGTCAAGGCCAACACGCTGCAGGAGCTGATCGCCTACGCCAAGGCCAATCCCGGCAAGCTCAACTACGGTTCGGCCGGCAACGGCTCGGCCCACCACCTGGCGGGCGAGTTGTTCAAGATCCAGACCAAGACCTTCATCACCCATATCCCGTACAAGGGCGCTGGCCCGGCGCTGTCCGACCTGATCGCGGGCCAGGTCGACCTGATGTTCGACGGCCTTGGCTCGTCGGCGCAACATATCCGCGCGGGCCGCATCAAGGCGCTGGCAGTGGCATCGAGCAAGCGCTCGGCAGCCTTCCCCAATGTGCCGACCGCCGCCGAGGCCGGGGTGCCGAACTACGAGGTCTCGACCTGGTATGCGATGTGGGTGCCCAAGGGTACGCCCAAGGAGATCGTCGACCGCCTGTACGCCGAGACCGAGAAGGCGTTGAACACGCCGGAAATGAAACAGGTCTGGCTCAACAACGGCTCCGAGACGCCGGCCTTCACGCAGGAGCAGTTCGCGCAGTTCCAGCGTGCCGAGATCCGCCGCTGGGCGCAGGTGGTGCAGCAGTCCGGCGCCAAGATGGACTGA
- a CDS encoding malonyl-CoA decarboxylase domain-containing protein, with the protein MNSFDTGDQRISAPLGESEPAGANFLSRLGRWWGRKGEGEAAPRPANGVAHADGESPLPARVARRQREQLRLCFDARLTDGAANAAAQAWQAEYEAADEATRRAMLGLLAEVASSSGEKPADAKADAKGDGKADGKGDGKAGARADGGHSGLTQALSNARIRFFKRLAALHGQRGSSACGLHFLIQLRADMLRWQRRIPGLRALDDDLEALFSNWFDVGLLELQPITWDSPASLLEKLIRYEAVHEIASWTDLRNRLDTDRRCYAFFHPRIPREPLIFVEVAFVPEMAANVQTLLDEAAPLEDLRRVKWAIFYSISNTQAGLRGVSFGNFLLKRVIEELQREFPKVKQFATLSPIPGFADWLRKQDAGAVSRALGDKRLARWRERHGEAPADGAGWLTALSPDAPADADPLTRDIAMALAAHYLVRERHQSLPADPVARFHLGNGACVERLNWAADLSRKGRGQSCGMMVNYLYVPEALDDNLARLGAGNPRIGRSVGKLL; encoded by the coding sequence ATGAACTCCTTCGACACGGGTGACCAGAGAATCAGCGCGCCGCTGGGCGAGAGCGAGCCGGCCGGCGCTAATTTCCTGTCGCGGCTGGGCCGCTGGTGGGGCCGCAAAGGCGAGGGCGAGGCCGCGCCCAGGCCCGCCAACGGCGTGGCGCACGCCGATGGCGAGTCACCGCTGCCAGCGCGCGTGGCGCGCCGCCAGCGCGAGCAGTTGCGGCTGTGCTTCGATGCCCGCCTGACCGACGGCGCCGCCAATGCCGCCGCGCAGGCATGGCAGGCAGAGTACGAGGCCGCGGACGAGGCCACGCGGCGTGCCATGCTGGGGCTGCTGGCAGAGGTTGCCAGCAGCAGCGGCGAAAAGCCCGCCGATGCGAAGGCTGATGCCAAGGGTGACGGGAAGGCTGATGGCAAAGGGGATGGCAAGGCCGGCGCACGCGCCGATGGCGGCCATTCCGGGCTGACCCAGGCGCTGTCCAACGCCCGCATCCGATTCTTCAAGCGTTTGGCGGCGCTGCACGGCCAGCGCGGCAGCAGCGCCTGCGGGCTGCACTTTTTGATCCAGTTGCGCGCCGACATGTTGCGCTGGCAGCGCCGCATACCTGGCTTGCGCGCGCTTGACGACGACCTCGAGGCGCTGTTCTCCAACTGGTTCGATGTGGGCCTGCTGGAACTGCAGCCCATCACCTGGGACTCGCCCGCGTCGCTGCTGGAAAAGCTGATCCGCTACGAGGCCGTGCACGAGATCGCGTCGTGGACCGACCTGCGCAACCGGCTCGACACTGACCGCCGCTGCTACGCCTTTTTCCATCCGCGCATCCCGCGTGAGCCGCTGATCTTTGTCGAGGTGGCGTTCGTTCCCGAGATGGCCGCCAATGTGCAGACATTGCTCGACGAGGCCGCGCCGCTGGAAGACCTGCGCCGCGTGAAGTGGGCCATCTTCTATTCGATCAGCAACACGCAGGCCGGCCTGCGTGGCGTCAGCTTTGGCAATTTCCTGCTCAAGCGCGTGATCGAGGAGTTGCAGCGCGAATTTCCCAAGGTCAAGCAGTTCGCCACGCTGTCGCCGATTCCGGGGTTTGCCGACTGGCTGCGCAAGCAGGACGCCGGCGCCGTGTCGCGCGCACTTGGCGACAAGCGCCTGGCGCGCTGGCGCGAGCGCCACGGCGAGGCGCCGGCAGACGGGGCAGGGTGGCTGACGGCGCTGTCGCCTGACGCGCCCGCGGATGCTGACCCGCTGACGCGCGATATCGCGATGGCGCTGGCCGCGCATTACCTGGTTCGCGAGCGCCACCAGTCGCTGCCGGCGGACCCGGTGGCGCGCTTCCATCTGGGCAACGGCGCCTGTGTCGAGCGGCTCAACTGGGCCGCCGACCTGTCGCGAAAAGGCCGCGGCCAGAGTTGCGGCATGATGGTGAATTACCTTTACGTGCCCGAGGCGCTGGATGACAATCTGGCACGCTTGGGTGCCGGCAACCCGCGCATCGGTCGTAGCGTCGGGAAGCTGCTGTGA
- a CDS encoding GntR family transcriptional regulator, with the protein MRIVQQALYLEVADRLRAMIDAHTLTPGAWIDESAMAGSLGISRTPLREALKVLAAEGLVRLEPRRGCFVNKLSEQDLDEIFPLMALLEGRCAYEAARNATRADLDALDGLHADLARYAQAGDIDAYYETNAQIHEAIQRLAGNRWLSGLISDLRKVLRLSRHKSLKLPGRIHESCAEHLSVFAALKARDPEGAEAMMKTHLLRQRAALQALDAGAGAAQPSRAPPALRVASGDE; encoded by the coding sequence ATGCGCATCGTCCAGCAGGCCCTGTACCTCGAAGTCGCAGACCGGCTGCGCGCGATGATCGACGCCCATACGCTCACGCCCGGTGCCTGGATCGACGAAAGCGCGATGGCCGGGTCGCTCGGCATCTCGCGCACGCCGCTGCGTGAAGCGCTCAAGGTGCTGGCCGCCGAAGGGCTGGTTCGCCTCGAGCCGCGCCGCGGCTGCTTTGTCAACAAACTGTCCGAGCAGGACCTGGACGAGATCTTCCCGCTGATGGCGCTGCTCGAGGGCCGCTGCGCCTACGAGGCCGCGCGCAATGCCACGCGGGCGGACCTGGACGCGCTGGACGGCCTGCACGCCGACCTGGCCCGCTACGCGCAGGCCGGCGATATCGACGCCTATTACGAGACCAACGCACAGATCCATGAAGCGATCCAGCGGCTGGCCGGCAACCGCTGGCTGTCCGGGCTGATCAGCGACTTGCGCAAGGTGCTGCGGCTGTCGCGCCACAAGAGCCTGAAGCTGCCGGGCCGCATCCACGAGTCCTGCGCCGAGCACCTGTCGGTGTTTGCCGCGCTCAAGGCGCGCGACCCCGAAGGCGCTGAAGCCATGATGAAGACCCACCTGCTGCGCCAGCGCGCGGCGCTGCAGGCGCTCGACGCCGGCGCCGGCGCGGCGCAGCCGAGCCGGGCCCCGCCGGCGCTGCGCGTGGCCAGCGGCGACGAATAG
- a CDS encoding YjgN family protein: MHAGSSDFTFFSSAAFDTAPASPQPLRLSFTGSGSEYFRIWIVNVLLTIVTFGIYSAWAKVRTLQYFYRNTRLDGASFDYHGKPSAILKGRAIVFGLVFAFQLASNVSPFLSLAMLVALLAVFPLLLVRSLRFRMANSSYRGLRFAFAGGDAEACKVFVLWPLAAVFTLGLLGPLAHQRFKQYQHNNTRFGTAPFAFTAGAGEFYSVYLRAAGVIVAVVIAGFALGNILGAVVMPGTQGKTIAVVLALATVGFFYLGALAVSPYLTARLQNVVWNHTTLAPHAFRSQVSAARMVFIFVTNLIAIALTLGLYLPFARVRSTRYRVECVTMLAAGPLDSFVAGEVQQVGALGDAAVDWYDIDIAL; encoded by the coding sequence ATGCACGCCGGCAGCAGCGATTTCACCTTCTTTTCGTCCGCCGCGTTTGATACGGCGCCGGCGTCGCCGCAACCTTTGCGCCTGTCCTTCACCGGTTCCGGATCGGAATATTTCCGTATCTGGATCGTTAACGTACTGCTGACCATCGTCACCTTCGGCATCTATTCCGCGTGGGCCAAGGTGCGCACGTTGCAGTATTTCTATCGCAATACCCGCCTCGATGGCGCCAGCTTCGATTACCACGGCAAGCCCTCCGCGATCCTGAAAGGCCGGGCCATCGTGTTCGGACTCGTGTTTGCGTTCCAGCTGGCCTCGAATGTGTCGCCCTTCCTCTCGCTGGCGATGCTGGTGGCGCTGCTGGCGGTGTTCCCGCTGCTGCTGGTGCGCTCGCTGCGCTTCCGCATGGCCAATTCCAGCTACCGCGGCCTGCGCTTTGCCTTTGCCGGCGGCGATGCCGAGGCCTGCAAGGTATTCGTGCTATGGCCGCTGGCAGCGGTGTTCACGCTGGGGCTGCTCGGGCCGCTGGCGCACCAGCGTTTCAAGCAGTACCAGCACAACAACACGCGCTTCGGCACCGCGCCGTTCGCGTTCACGGCAGGCGCCGGTGAGTTCTACAGCGTTTACCTGCGCGCGGCGGGTGTGATCGTGGCTGTCGTCATTGCGGGTTTTGCGCTCGGCAACATCCTGGGCGCCGTGGTCATGCCCGGGACACAGGGCAAAACCATCGCGGTTGTGCTTGCTCTTGCCACCGTCGGTTTTTTCTACCTCGGTGCGCTGGCGGTCAGCCCCTACCTGACGGCGCGCCTGCAGAACGTGGTGTGGAACCACACCACGCTGGCACCGCACGCGTTCCGCAGCCAGGTCAGCGCCGCCCGCATGGTCTTTATCTTCGTCACCAACCTGATCGCCATCGCGCTGACGCTGGGCCTGTACCTGCCGTTCGCGCGGGTGCGCTCCACGCGCTACCGGGTCGAATGCGTGACCATGCTGGCCGCCGGCCCGCTCGACAGCTTTGTTGCAGGCGAGGTACAGCAGGTCGGTGCGCTGGGCGATGCCGCAGTAGACTGGTACGACATCGACATCGCGCTCTGA
- a CDS encoding M48 family metallopeptidase, which yields MIPVTFFDGRTSRAHPATLAVEAQQAVLRDDSGAELRRAALSAVRVSERVRRAPRLVTFADGAFCEINDHAAFDHMLAATGHREGLVSRAQNSWRLAGMAVAALVAVLVLGYYVLLPWGAGVMARTIPAEVEAHLGKLTLASLDNGVVKPTQLPQAEQERIRQGFATLKRPPDAGHDYQILFRQGGEIGANALALPGGTIVVTDELVGLAGTGAGMMGVLAHEAGHVARRHGLQQVIQASALGALSAYLFGDISTVLAGVPAAMLTLRYSRDHEREADDFAIEVMQRNGLPPAALADVLLKLEHRADAGAASPASEAAPDRGQDFLSTHPHTQARIDALRRAAR from the coding sequence ATGATCCCAGTCACCTTCTTCGATGGCCGCACCTCGCGTGCGCATCCGGCAACCCTGGCCGTGGAAGCGCAGCAGGCGGTGCTGCGCGACGACAGCGGCGCCGAGCTGCGCCGCGCCGCGCTGTCCGCCGTGCGCGTATCCGAACGCGTACGGCGCGCGCCGCGCCTGGTCACGTTCGCCGACGGCGCCTTCTGCGAAATCAACGACCACGCCGCCTTCGACCACATGCTGGCCGCCACCGGCCACCGCGAAGGGCTGGTGTCGCGCGCGCAGAACAGCTGGCGGCTTGCCGGGATGGCGGTGGCGGCGCTGGTGGCGGTGCTGGTGCTGGGCTACTACGTGCTGCTGCCGTGGGGCGCGGGCGTGATGGCGCGCACCATACCGGCCGAAGTGGAAGCCCACCTCGGCAAGCTGACACTGGCGAGCCTGGACAACGGCGTGGTCAAGCCGACGCAACTGCCGCAGGCCGAGCAGGAGCGCATCCGCCAGGGCTTTGCCACGCTGAAGCGGCCGCCCGACGCGGGACACGACTACCAGATCCTGTTTCGCCAGGGCGGCGAGATCGGCGCCAATGCGCTGGCGCTGCCGGGAGGCACCATCGTCGTCACCGACGAGCTGGTCGGCCTGGCAGGCACCGGCGCGGGCATGATGGGGGTGCTGGCGCATGAAGCCGGCCATGTGGCGCGGCGCCACGGCCTGCAACAGGTGATCCAGGCTTCGGCGCTGGGCGCGCTGTCGGCCTACCTGTTCGGCGATATCTCGACGGTGCTGGCCGGCGTGCCGGCCGCCATGCTGACGCTGCGCTACTCACGCGATCACGAGCGCGAGGCCGACGACTTCGCCATCGAGGTCATGCAGCGCAACGGCCTGCCGCCGGCGGCGCTGGCTGATGTGCTGCTCAAGCTGGAACATCGTGCGGACGCCGGCGCGGCATCGCCAGCCTCGGAGGCCGCACCGGATCGCGGCCAGGACTTCCTGTCGACGCACCCGCATACGCAGGCGCGCATCGACGCGCTGCGCCGGGCCGCCAGGTAG
- the lgt gene encoding prolipoprotein diacylglyceryl transferase translates to MLIHPQFDPVAIHLGPLAIRWYGLMYLAGFIMFLWFGRLRIRQPHMAAKGWTTRDLDDMLFFGVLGVILGGRLGYVLFYKPTYYLAHPMEIFKVWEGGMAFHGGFLGVIVAMWLFAKLRRRHWMEVTDFIAPMIPCGLAAGRIGNFINGELWGRATDLPWGMIFPQAGDNIPRHPSQLYQFAGEGVALFIILWLFARKPRPMGAVSGVFLIGYGAFRFAAEFAREPDSFLGLLALKMSMGQWLSVPMVLAGIAMVIWAYRRQPGAGAPQPAA, encoded by the coding sequence ATGCTGATCCATCCCCAGTTCGACCCGGTTGCCATCCACCTGGGCCCGCTTGCCATCCGCTGGTACGGGCTGATGTACCTGGCCGGGTTCATCATGTTCCTGTGGTTCGGGCGCCTGCGCATCCGCCAGCCGCATATGGCGGCCAAGGGCTGGACCACGCGCGACCTCGACGACATGCTGTTCTTCGGCGTGCTGGGCGTGATCCTGGGCGGGCGGCTGGGCTACGTGCTGTTCTACAAGCCGACGTACTACCTGGCGCACCCGATGGAGATCTTCAAGGTGTGGGAGGGTGGCATGGCCTTCCACGGCGGCTTTCTCGGCGTGATCGTGGCGATGTGGCTGTTCGCCAAGCTGCGCCGCCGCCACTGGATGGAGGTGACCGACTTCATCGCGCCGATGATCCCGTGCGGGCTCGCCGCCGGCCGCATCGGCAATTTCATCAACGGCGAGTTGTGGGGCCGCGCGACCGACCTGCCCTGGGGCATGATCTTCCCGCAGGCGGGCGACAACATCCCGCGCCATCCGTCGCAGCTGTACCAGTTCGCCGGCGAGGGCGTGGCGCTCTTCATCATCCTGTGGCTGTTCGCGCGCAAGCCGCGGCCGATGGGCGCGGTCTCGGGTGTGTTCCTAATCGGTTATGGCGCGTTCCGCTTTGCCGCGGAATTCGCGCGCGAGCCAGACAGCTTCCTCGGCCTGCTGGCACTGAAGATGTCGATGGGGCAGTGGCTGAGCGTGCCGATGGTGCTGGCCGGCATCGCCATGGTGATCTGGGCCTACCGCCGCCAGCCCGGCGCCGGCGCCCCGCAGCCGGCGGCCTGA
- a CDS encoding LysR family transcriptional regulator: MDLRQLRYFVTVAEELHFGRAAQRLSMTQPPLSQQIQALEEEIGVPLFVRTRRSVALTPAGAQWLPEVRRVLADAAALPGLAQRLARGELGSLSLAFVSTADYGILPDLLRRFRARHPEVQLQLREATSDVQLEALLEGTIDAGLVIRPQLPAMPHGLAYLPLVSEPLVLAVPDGWRPAGGLAQGGTVSLQDGTVSLRDAASEPLIIFPRRSAPAFYDIITGYYAREGLVPAIAQEAIQMQTIVSLVSAGMGVALVPASLCNLRRTGVSYLALRESGPQIETGLAWRDGGGAGVAPVLRSFIEIAGALANEAAAAPR, from the coding sequence TTGGACCTGCGTCAGTTGCGTTACTTCGTCACCGTGGCGGAAGAGTTGCATTTCGGCCGTGCCGCGCAACGGCTGTCGATGACACAGCCGCCGCTGTCGCAGCAGATCCAGGCGCTGGAGGAAGAGATCGGCGTGCCGCTGTTCGTGCGCACGCGGCGCTCCGTGGCACTGACGCCCGCCGGCGCGCAGTGGCTGCCCGAAGTGCGCCGGGTGCTGGCCGATGCCGCGGCGCTGCCCGGGCTGGCGCAGCGGCTGGCGCGGGGCGAACTGGGTTCGCTGTCGCTGGCCTTCGTCAGCACGGCCGACTACGGCATCCTGCCCGACCTGCTGCGGCGGTTCCGGGCGCGTCATCCGGAGGTGCAGCTGCAACTGCGCGAGGCCACCAGCGACGTCCAGCTCGAAGCACTGCTGGAGGGCACGATTGACGCGGGCCTGGTGATCCGGCCCCAGTTGCCCGCGATGCCGCACGGACTTGCCTACCTGCCGCTGGTGAGCGAACCGCTGGTGCTGGCCGTTCCCGACGGCTGGCGGCCGGCAGGCGGGCTCGCGCAGGGCGGCACGGTATCGCTGCAGGACGGGACGGTATCACTGCGCGATGCGGCATCCGAACCGCTGATCATCTTCCCGCGCCGAAGTGCGCCGGCGTTTTATGACATCATTACGGGCTACTATGCGCGCGAGGGCCTGGTGCCAGCGATCGCGCAGGAAGCCATCCAGATGCAGACCATCGTCAGCCTGGTGTCGGCCGGCATGGGCGTGGCGCTGGTGCCGGCATCGCTGTGCAACCTCCGGCGCACTGGCGTGTCGTACCTGGCGCTGCGCGAGTCCGGCCCGCAGATCGAGACCGGGCTGGCCTGGCGCGACGGCGGCGGCGCCGGCGTCGCGCCGGTGCTGCGGTCGTTCATCGAGATTGCCGGCGCTCTGGCCAACGAGGCCGCCGCGGCGCCGCGCTGA